Part of the Sphingobacterium sp. LZ7M1 genome, GAGAGTAACTTCTCTTACAAGAAATCAAACCAAATGCGTGAGTATTTGGTCGTAAGGGCTCCATTCTCCGGTGTGATTACCCAAAGGAACTTTTCCGTAGGTGCATTGATGGGCGATACGGGAATGCCATTTTTTAAATTGGTAGATAACAATAATTTAAAGTTAAAGGTGGTCGTGCCTGAATTACATGCGCAGTCTATCTCAGACAGTACCGTGGCAAGATTCAAGGTGCTGAGCAAACCTGATACGGTATTTACTGCCCAGTTGAAAAGGAATGCTTTGGTAATAGATCCTGTTTCTAGGTCCTTGGCCTTAGAATTTGATGTGCCGAATAAGAGCAGGGCCATGAATGGCGGTGATTATACGGATGTCCAATTAAACCTTAAGCGAAAAAGACCTACGGTATTTGTACCCCAATCTTCTGTGGTGAATTCCCAGTCAGGAATATTTGTCCTTAAACTTGCTGATGGAAACAAGGTAGAACGCGTTCCTGTGGTTTTAGGTCAAGCTCAAGATAAGATGATGGAAGTGTTTGGTGATCTAAAACCAACAGATCAGATCATTGAAAAGGGTTCAGAAGAAATTAATTCTGGACAAATAGTTCAAATAATAAAATAATCTAAGCAAATTTAAATATGAAAACGAAGCAAATGATTTTGGGAATCTCTATGTTGGCCCTATTGGCAGTTGGATGTAGTTCCGGGACTAAAAAGGAAGGTTCTGCTGATTCAACGGTTCAAGTTGATAACACGGAAGAAGTCCAAGAAGCGAAAATGGTCGGCAAACAAAATGACCTGAAAGCAAGTTTTACCAATATCAACGGTGAAACTGTTGCATTGAGCGATCTTAAGGGAAAGGTTGTTGTCATGAACTTCTGGGCAACATGGTGTCCGCCATGCATTGCAGAAATGCCTTCCCTGCAAAAATTGCATGAGGAATTGAAATCTGAAAAGGATATCGTCTTTATGGCCATTGAAGTGGATCAGGATATTGATAAGGCGGCCAAATTTATGGCCAAGAACAAATATACCTTGCCCTTGTACACCGTTGGGTCGGAACTCCCAGAGGAGTTAATGTCCAATTCCATTCCAATGACTGTAATCCTTGCCAAAAATGGAGACATTATCGGCAAGCAGGTCGGTATGATGGATTTCAAGTCCGAGAAACTTAAACAAGGATTAATCGATCTTACAAAAGAAAACGAAAGATAATATCAATGAAATACATAATAATTATGATGCTACTCGCTGGATTACATGGAGATGATGCCTTCGCGCAATCACGTGAAGAACTGATCGCAAAAAATCAACAATATACAGGTGCAGATACTCAAAAAGAGAAATATAAAGCCGTGTATCAATTGGATACCGATAATCCTGATATCGTAAAGAAAGCGTTCAGAAACATCAATAACCTTCTCAAAGATCCACGTTTAAGTGGCAAACTGGAAGTCGAACTGGTGACCTTTTCCGGAGGTACGGAAGTGATGCGCAAAGACAATCAATACGAAGAACAGCTTTTGGGACTTATTGAAAAAGGAGTACGGGTGGTTCAATGCCTGAATTCTCTTGAAGAAAGAGGGTATAAAAAGGACGAACTCTTTGACTTTATTGGATACACCCCAAGTGGCAATGGAGAACTCGTGATCTTAAATAATGAGGGCTGGACAGTGATCAAGCCTTAAGGATCATAGCAGATAATAAAAAAAAGCAACCCTTTCTGGGTTGCTTTTTTTGAATCAGGATGGAAAGGATTGGAGGATAGACCAAGATTTACACTTCTAAAAGAATACTAGCTAACTTCCAATTCTGAACGAATAGTGAGGAATCTGTACGGTGGTCCTCCCAAACAGCCTGTCATCTTCAATCGAAGATTGAAGAATTGTACGCCATTGTTTCCCAGATCTTGGTCTAACCTTTCATCCCTTTCATCCTGGTTCAATATAGCTAACAGTTCCTGTACCGAAGGTGCAGGATGACATGATCTTCAAAAACAGTAAATAGATTCCTCACTGATCGTTCAGAATAGCAGTGTGCTAAAGAAATTTTCTTTTGGTGCTTTAATCTTGTTTCATCCTCTCATCCTTTTCATCCTGGTTCCTTCCCAGTTCTTGGTCTATCCTCTTATCCTTTTAATCCTGGTTCAACCAATCCATCCCTTTAATTCCACTAAAATTCTACAAATTATGAAGGATATTTTTCGAACATTCTTTTGGTCTCATTCGAGACATATTCGGAAAATTCGGAATGTGTCTCGAATAAGGTCCATCCAAAACTCAACAAGAATTCTCAAACGAAATGCAGTTCGGCTCATTCAAATTTCCTTAAAAAAGTGATAGAAAAAAATGTAAAACACTTTTATTTTCTTAATTAATCGACAACACAATGTTAATATTCACTTAATAAAGCTTTGCTATTTTCGTGACCATAACTTAAGCTGATTAAACTATGAAAATCAAATCTACTCTTTTGGGAGCATTGCTTCTTTCAGTGGTTGTTACACAAGGCCAAACTGATAACGGCATTATGGAATTATCGGAGTTTGCATATCCAGTCAAA contains:
- a CDS encoding efflux RND transporter periplasmic adaptor subunit, giving the protein MKKLSIFGLVLLLAGCQANSKEADTKKEGPSNNTVSVKVTQPIEQQPSYSLKLPAELHPYESVDVFAKIKGFVRKINVDVGDQVSKGQILAVLEAPEMDIQSTADRAKSQQLSANFEVSKSRFDRLKKVKSQSSGAVSDLEYEQAYGSMLRDSAALEESNFSYKKSNQMREYLVVRAPFSGVITQRNFSVGALMGDTGMPFFKLVDNNNLKLKVVVPELHAQSISDSTVARFKVLSKPDTVFTAQLKRNALVIDPVSRSLALEFDVPNKSRAMNGGDYTDVQLNLKRKRPTVFVPQSSVVNSQSGIFVLKLADGNKVERVPVVLGQAQDKMMEVFGDLKPTDQIIEKGSEEINSGQIVQIIK
- a CDS encoding TlpA disulfide reductase family protein — translated: MKTKQMILGISMLALLAVGCSSGTKKEGSADSTVQVDNTEEVQEAKMVGKQNDLKASFTNINGETVALSDLKGKVVVMNFWATWCPPCIAEMPSLQKLHEELKSEKDIVFMAIEVDQDIDKAAKFMAKNKYTLPLYTVGSELPEELMSNSIPMTVILAKNGDIIGKQVGMMDFKSEKLKQGLIDLTKENER
- a CDS encoding DsrE family protein; this translates as MKYIIIMMLLAGLHGDDAFAQSREELIAKNQQYTGADTQKEKYKAVYQLDTDNPDIVKKAFRNINNLLKDPRLSGKLEVELVTFSGGTEVMRKDNQYEEQLLGLIEKGVRVVQCLNSLEERGYKKDELFDFIGYTPSGNGELVILNNEGWTVIKP